In Colwellia sp. PAMC 20917, a single genomic region encodes these proteins:
- a CDS encoding response regulator, whose product MNNLTKDILFSSVNDLSLGIIIIDENHQVVFYNQWIKDHSVIVDDKGFGCKLGDILEGFNYSRLSDACSEALTLGLPTKLSNTFNPKPLALFHKSHIGDNNYRIQQQISIKSINTSPNERLCEILIQDVSSSVKKELMLKSLADENKKQQLKAELANRTKSQFLANMSHEIRTPMNGVLGMLNLLSTTEQSQEQAHFTRLAHSSADTLLHILNDILDFSKIEAGKLEVELITFDLLRNLGDLVQSLSMNSKDKKLEIILDVTDVGHQMVIGDPGRLRQIITNLVGNAIKFTPTGEIVIKAKTVLNDNGDIKLHISVIDTGIGIPADKCSILFDVFTQVDVSTTREYGGTGLGLSIVKQLCELMGGGITVSSVFGQGSEFSFNIQLKPSTEKLQTELGTHLNGISILVTDDNLTHLEVLSKQLSLLGAEVIQANSGSKALAILKQYDSHYFAMAIIDMQMPSMSGSELNAEIRRIKSLDKLKIVMLTSMDQIVKGPLSSTSGSSDYLLKPVVIDELLNILDITLNKTQVLKNTAGVSASLGSNMLDNKSQTAKAKILLVEDNRINQQVALGILRKFDYSIDIAVNGVNAIDILEQKDPEEPYDLILMDCQMPEMDGYQATEHIRNNMDSALFSTIPIIAMTANTMKGDKEKCLASGMNDYISKPISPKLLEEKISYWLNKLN is encoded by the coding sequence ATGAATAATTTAACAAAAGATATATTGTTCAGTTCTGTTAATGATCTTTCTCTTGGTATTATCATTATTGATGAAAACCATCAGGTAGTTTTCTATAATCAGTGGATAAAAGATCATTCTGTTATAGTCGATGATAAAGGTTTTGGTTGTAAACTTGGTGATATTCTAGAGGGTTTTAACTATTCTCGCTTAAGTGATGCATGCAGTGAAGCATTAACGTTAGGATTGCCCACTAAACTCTCTAATACTTTTAATCCTAAACCTTTAGCGTTATTCCATAAAAGCCATATCGGTGATAACAATTACCGTATACAGCAGCAAATATCGATTAAAAGCATCAATACTTCTCCCAATGAACGCTTATGTGAAATTCTGATCCAAGATGTGTCTAGTTCAGTTAAAAAAGAATTGATGCTGAAAAGTTTAGCCGATGAAAATAAGAAACAACAATTAAAAGCTGAATTAGCCAATAGGACTAAGTCACAGTTTTTGGCTAATATGAGTCATGAAATTAGAACGCCAATGAACGGTGTTTTAGGCATGCTAAATTTATTATCAACGACCGAACAAAGTCAAGAACAAGCTCATTTTACTCGACTAGCGCATTCAAGTGCCGATACCTTGCTTCATATCCTAAATGACATTCTAGATTTTTCAAAAATAGAAGCAGGTAAGCTTGAAGTAGAATTGATTACTTTTGACCTTTTAAGGAATTTAGGCGATTTGGTTCAGTCTTTATCGATGAATAGTAAAGATAAAAAATTAGAAATTATTCTTGATGTCACCGATGTTGGTCATCAAATGGTCATCGGTGATCCTGGTAGATTAAGACAAATCATTACTAACTTAGTTGGCAATGCAATAAAGTTTACCCCCACGGGTGAGATTGTTATTAAAGCGAAGACAGTTTTAAATGATAATGGAGATATAAAACTACATATCAGTGTCATAGATACAGGAATCGGTATACCAGCGGATAAATGTTCAATACTTTTTGATGTGTTCACTCAAGTCGATGTATCGACAACACGAGAGTATGGTGGTACAGGTTTAGGCTTGTCTATTGTAAAGCAATTATGTGAATTAATGGGGGGAGGTATTACTGTTAGCAGTGTCTTTGGTCAAGGCAGCGAATTTAGTTTTAATATCCAATTAAAACCTAGCACAGAAAAACTGCAAACTGAGTTAGGTACTCATTTAAATGGAATTAGCATTTTAGTTACTGATGATAATCTTACTCATCTTGAAGTGCTTAGCAAACAACTCAGTCTTTTGGGGGCTGAAGTAATTCAAGCTAACAGTGGTAGTAAGGCATTGGCTATATTGAAGCAATACGATAGCCATTATTTTGCTATGGCTATTATTGATATGCAAATGCCAAGTATGTCAGGTAGTGAGCTAAACGCTGAGATTAGAAGAATTAAGTCACTTGATAAGCTTAAAATAGTGATGTTAACCTCAATGGATCAGATTGTTAAAGGTCCTTTGTCATCAACATCAGGATCTTCAGATTATTTATTAAAACCTGTGGTCATTGATGAATTACTTAATATTCTAGACATTACACTTAACAAGACACAGGTATTAAAAAATACGGCTGGCGTTTCAGCTAGCCTTGGAAGTAATATGTTAGACAATAAAAGTCAGACCGCTAAAGCAAAAATATTGTTAGTTGAAGACAACCGAATTAACCAACAAGTCGCTTTAGGTATATTAAGAAAGTTTGATTATTCTATTGATATTGCAGTCAATGGTGTAAATGCAATTGATATCTTAGAGCAGAAAGATCCAGAAGAACCTTATGACCTTATTTTAATGGATTGCCAAATGCCAGAAATGGATGGCTATCAAGCCACTGAACATATAAGAAATAATATGGATAGTGCCTTGTTCTCGACTATCCCTATTATTGCAATGACAGCAAATACTATGAAGGGTGATAAAGAAAAATGCTTAGCATCGGGTATGAATGATTATATTTCTAAACCGATAAGCCCTAAACTGTTGGAAGAGAAAATTAGTTACTGGTTGAACAAACTTAATTAA
- a CDS encoding malate synthase G: MTIYQQKNLLKVDIDLVKFIEDEVLLGLNISADIFWKSLSTITHQLGPENRALLVKRTQLQEQLDDWNLAHQDNFDIEEYKQFLFDIGYLSPEGDDFLINTNNVDSEVSSQAGPQLVVPAANARFALNAANARWGSLYDALYGTNVISGEDGAEKKATHNPIRAAKVVAYGREFLDDHFPLVNGSHHQSCAYTIDNKKLLVTLIDGRTSLLKNTEQFIGFQGDKNKLSSILLNHHNLRVAIEIDASSAIGKTDAANIKDITLESALTTIQDFEDSVVAVDAKEKIHVYRNWLGLMKGNLSETIDKAGKITQRVLQADKIYQDLNGGNLNLPGRSLLFCRNVGHLMTSAAILDQKGFEIQEGIMDAMISTLIALHDLQKNSIHRNSRKGSVYIVKPKMHGPDEVAFANKLFNAVEDGLSLVRYTIKIGVMDEERRTTVNLKECIRAVKNRVVFINTGFLDRTGDEIHTSMLLGPMVLKGEMKAQPWIKAYEDWNVDIGLACGFSGKAQIGKGMWAIPDEMADMMKMKIAHPLSGANTAWVPSPTGATLHAIHYHQVNVFKVQNSVSQSPRARLNDILTVPLLKKSEQLSKEAIEKELNNNAQGLLGYVVRWVDLGMGASKVPDINNVGLMEDRATLRISSQHICNWLIHGILSESEVRSSLEKMAVIVDQQNAHDPLYQPMSANFVSSLAFQAALDLIFKGKTQPNGYTEPLLHAYRKEFNEAQTTRKNENV, from the coding sequence ATGACAATATATCAACAGAAAAACTTGCTAAAAGTAGATATTGATTTAGTAAAATTCATAGAAGACGAGGTTTTACTCGGCTTAAACATTTCTGCTGATATTTTTTGGAAATCCTTATCAACAATAACTCATCAATTAGGCCCTGAAAACAGAGCCTTATTAGTAAAACGCACTCAATTACAGGAACAACTTGATGATTGGAATCTCGCGCATCAAGATAATTTTGATATTGAGGAATATAAACAATTTCTTTTTGATATAGGCTATTTGAGCCCTGAAGGTGATGACTTTCTTATCAACACAAACAACGTAGATAGTGAAGTCAGCTCACAAGCTGGACCACAACTTGTTGTTCCCGCTGCCAACGCTAGATTTGCATTAAATGCCGCTAATGCGCGCTGGGGAAGTTTATACGATGCCCTTTATGGAACTAATGTCATTAGTGGTGAAGATGGTGCTGAGAAAAAAGCAACGCATAATCCTATTAGAGCAGCAAAAGTAGTCGCTTACGGCCGTGAGTTTTTAGATGATCACTTTCCACTCGTCAATGGCTCACATCATCAGTCATGTGCTTATACTATTGACAATAAAAAGCTTTTAGTCACTTTAATTGATGGTCGTACTTCACTATTAAAAAATACTGAACAATTTATTGGCTTTCAGGGAGATAAGAATAAGCTTAGCTCAATTTTACTTAACCATCATAATTTACGTGTGGCGATAGAAATAGATGCAAGCTCAGCTATTGGTAAAACAGACGCTGCAAATATAAAAGATATTACTTTAGAATCAGCATTAACCACAATACAAGACTTTGAAGATTCGGTAGTTGCAGTAGACGCTAAAGAAAAAATTCATGTTTATCGTAATTGGTTAGGGCTAATGAAAGGTAACTTAAGTGAAACTATTGATAAAGCAGGTAAAATAACCCAGCGAGTATTACAAGCTGATAAAATTTATCAGGACCTTAACGGTGGCAACTTAAATTTGCCAGGACGCAGCTTATTATTCTGTCGAAATGTTGGTCACTTAATGACCAGTGCTGCAATACTCGATCAAAAGGGCTTCGAAATTCAAGAGGGTATCATGGACGCTATGATAAGCACCTTAATAGCCTTACACGATTTACAAAAAAATAGTATTCACCGTAATTCAAGAAAGGGTAGTGTCTACATTGTTAAGCCTAAAATGCATGGCCCTGATGAAGTGGCTTTTGCTAACAAACTGTTTAATGCTGTTGAAGACGGTTTAAGTCTTGTCAGATATACCATTAAAATTGGGGTAATGGATGAAGAACGTCGCACAACAGTCAACCTGAAAGAGTGTATTAGAGCCGTAAAAAATCGCGTTGTATTTATTAATACTGGTTTTTTAGATAGAACGGGCGATGAAATACATACCAGTATGCTACTAGGTCCTATGGTGTTAAAAGGTGAGATGAAGGCACAACCCTGGATTAAAGCTTACGAAGATTGGAATGTAGATATAGGTTTAGCCTGCGGTTTTTCGGGTAAAGCACAAATTGGTAAAGGGATGTGGGCTATTCCTGATGAAATGGCTGATATGATGAAAATGAAAATTGCTCATCCTTTATCAGGTGCTAATACGGCATGGGTTCCATCACCAACCGGGGCCACCTTACATGCAATACATTACCATCAAGTGAATGTCTTTAAAGTACAAAATAGTGTTTCGCAAAGTCCTCGTGCTCGTTTAAATGATATATTAACAGTACCCTTATTAAAAAAATCTGAGCAATTGAGTAAAGAGGCTATTGAAAAAGAGCTTAATAACAATGCCCAAGGTCTCTTGGGTTATGTAGTTCGTTGGGTTGATTTAGGCATGGGCGCCTCAAAAGTCCCCGATATTAACAATGTTGGCTTAATGGAAGATAGAGCGACATTACGAATTTCTAGTCAGCACATTTGTAACTGGCTAATACATGGTATTTTATCTGAGTCTGAAGTGAGGTCTTCCTTAGAAAAAATGGCGGTTATTGTTGATCAACAAAATGCCCATGACCCTTTATATCAGCCAATGTCTGCTAACTTTGTCAGTAGTTTAGCTTTTCAAGCAGCATTAGATCTCATCTTTAAAGGAAAAACACAGCCCAATGGTTATACCGAGCCTTTACTTCACGCTTATAGGAAAGAATTTAATGAAGCCCAAACAACAAGGAAAAACGAAAATGTCTAA
- a CDS encoding bifunctional allantoicase/(S)-ureidoglycine aminohydrolase, translating to MSNKSTYYAPKGGLPPQTQLISDRAIFTEAYAIIPKGVLTDIVISYLPFWNNMRMWVLARPLSGFSETFSQYIVEVAPNGGSEKPELDKNSEGVLFIVEGEMDVTIEGTNHHMTSGGYAYLPAGAKWTLKNNSLENVKFHWIRKAYQVVEGIDAPEAFVTSDHEVEAIEMPNTGGVWKTTRFTEQSDMRHDMHVNIVTFEPGGVIPFDETHVMEHGLYVLEGKAVYHLNGEWVEVEAGDFMWLRAFCPQSCYAGGPGPFRYLLYKDVNRHMPFIRPKS from the coding sequence ATGTCTAATAAAAGTACATATTATGCGCCTAAAGGTGGATTACCCCCACAAACACAATTGATCTCTGACCGCGCTATTTTTACCGAAGCTTACGCAATTATTCCTAAAGGTGTGTTAACTGATATTGTTATCAGTTATTTACCCTTTTGGAATAATATGAGGATGTGGGTGCTGGCTCGTCCATTGAGTGGTTTTTCAGAAACTTTTTCTCAATACATAGTAGAAGTAGCACCAAACGGCGGCTCTGAAAAACCAGAACTTGATAAAAATTCTGAAGGTGTACTCTTTATTGTTGAAGGTGAAATGGATGTTACTATCGAAGGGACAAACCACCATATGACATCAGGCGGCTATGCTTATTTACCTGCTGGTGCCAAATGGACACTTAAAAATAATAGTTTAGAAAATGTAAAATTCCATTGGATCCGCAAAGCTTATCAAGTTGTTGAAGGCATCGATGCACCAGAAGCTTTTGTAACCAGTGACCATGAAGTTGAAGCTATTGAAATGCCTAATACCGGTGGTGTATGGAAAACCACAAGATTTACTGAGCAATCAGATATGCGCCATGATATGCATGTAAACATTGTAACTTTTGAACCAGGCGGCGTGATCCCTTTTGACGAAACACATGTGATGGAACATGGATTATATGTTTTAGAAGGTAAAGCTGTTTATCATTTAAACGGTGAGTGGGTTGAAGTAGAGGCGGGTGACTTTATGTGGTTACGTGCTTTTTGTCCGCAATCTTGCTATGCCGGTGGCCCAGGTCCATTTAGATACTTATTATATAAAGATGTAAATAGACATATGCCATTTATACGTCCGAAGAGTTAA
- a CDS encoding monovalent cation:proton antiporter-2 (CPA2) family protein, with product MLEIAVIYLVAALVAVPVAKRLGLGSVLGYLLAGILISPNLLGLVGDQTSVMHFAEFGVVMMLFLVGLELQPARLWKLRHSILGLGGLQVIATTTLIFALCFYLFSLPWQTSLAIGLMLALSSTAIVLQTLTEKGWIKQDAGQNAFSVLLFQDIAVIPILAILPLLAFQDLSAAKSSGHSLIAHLPVYGQVGISLAVIAAIILAGKYISSPLFRYIAETRLREIFTIAALLLVIAIALIMEKIGLSPALGTFLAGVVLAESEFRHELEADIEPFKGLLLGLFFITVGASIDFPLLFDKITFVTLTVLALITIKALVLFVLAHFFKMKGSQKILFTLALAQGGEFAFVLLSLTTNLLITTPEQTKLITLIVAISMLCAPLLLILYEKALARKTSATPEFDAIKDLEPTKNVIIAGYGRFGQIIGRLLTAQGYHLSILDHSASQIDLLRRFGNKVFYGDAARQDLLAAAGAQDAKMLVIAVDEPDKTLDIIKLAHKHYPHLKILARAVDRRHAYQIMQLGVTSLKRETFDSAVNFGIEALVLLGNDPVESARAGELFAEHDTESMTILADKWGDDKSYGVAVKQRSEDLKQVLQNDKIEQNKLKTCQKNNK from the coding sequence ATGTTAGAAATAGCGGTTATATACTTAGTTGCAGCACTTGTTGCAGTGCCAGTGGCAAAGAGACTCGGCTTAGGTTCTGTTTTAGGTTATCTGTTAGCGGGAATTTTAATTAGCCCTAACTTACTCGGCTTGGTTGGCGATCAAACCAGTGTTATGCATTTTGCAGAGTTTGGTGTTGTGATGATGCTATTTTTAGTTGGCCTAGAATTACAACCAGCCAGACTATGGAAATTGCGTCACTCTATTTTAGGCCTAGGCGGCTTACAAGTTATAGCAACAACCACGCTTATTTTTGCACTTTGTTTTTATCTATTCAGCTTGCCTTGGCAAACATCGTTAGCAATAGGGTTGATGTTGGCATTGTCTTCAACGGCGATTGTTTTGCAGACATTGACAGAGAAGGGTTGGATCAAGCAAGACGCGGGGCAAAATGCTTTTTCGGTACTCCTGTTCCAAGATATTGCGGTAATCCCTATTCTTGCGATATTACCACTCCTTGCCTTTCAAGACTTAAGTGCAGCAAAGTCTTCTGGCCATAGTTTGATTGCTCACTTACCCGTTTACGGTCAAGTGGGGATTTCTCTTGCAGTTATTGCAGCCATTATTTTAGCGGGCAAATACATCTCATCGCCATTATTTCGTTACATTGCTGAAACAAGGTTACGTGAAATTTTTACCATTGCGGCATTACTATTAGTTATTGCCATTGCACTGATTATGGAAAAAATAGGTTTGTCTCCTGCGTTAGGTACATTCTTAGCGGGTGTTGTACTAGCTGAAAGCGAGTTTAGGCATGAATTAGAGGCTGATATTGAACCCTTTAAAGGATTATTGCTTGGTTTATTCTTTATAACCGTAGGTGCTTCGATAGACTTTCCTCTTCTTTTTGATAAAATTACCTTCGTTACGCTAACGGTATTAGCCCTTATAACGATTAAAGCACTGGTTCTTTTTGTGTTGGCACATTTTTTTAAGATGAAAGGCAGTCAAAAGATACTGTTCACTTTAGCTTTAGCACAAGGAGGTGAATTTGCGTTTGTTTTACTTTCATTAACAACTAATCTACTTATTACCACACCAGAACAGACTAAGTTAATTACACTTATCGTTGCTATATCAATGCTTTGTGCACCATTATTATTGATTCTATATGAGAAGGCATTGGCGAGGAAAACTTCTGCCACACCTGAATTTGATGCGATAAAAGACCTCGAACCCACAAAAAATGTCATTATTGCTGGTTATGGACGTTTTGGCCAAATTATAGGACGTTTATTAACGGCTCAAGGCTATCATTTGTCGATTCTTGATCACAGTGCCAGCCAAATAGACTTACTCAGACGTTTTGGTAATAAAGTTTTTTATGGTGATGCCGCTCGACAAGATTTATTAGCAGCTGCAGGGGCCCAAGATGCAAAAATGCTGGTTATTGCTGTAGACGAGCCCGATAAAACATTAGATATTATTAAACTGGCTCATAAGCACTATCCTCATTTAAAAATTCTGGCACGCGCTGTTGACCGACGACACGCTTATCAAATTATGCAGCTTGGGGTAACAAGTCTTAAACGAGAAACTTTTGACTCTGCCGTTAATTTTGGTATTGAAGCATTGGTGTTACTTGGCAACGATCCGGTTGAATCCGCTAGAGCAGGAGAACTTTTTGCCGAACATGACACTGAGTCAATGACAATTTTGGCTGATAAATGGGGTGATGATAAAAGTTATGGGGTAGCGGTTAAACAACGTAGCGAAGATTTGAAACAAGTATTACAAAACGATAAAATTGAGCAAAATAAACTAAAAACTTGTCAAAAAAACAATAAGTAA
- a CDS encoding chemotaxis protein CheX translates to MKDNLSPLEIDALTEIFNIGIGRAANSLNKMVSQPVDLTIPKVEIVSNKIAKSKLKFSSDTEISAVIQRFEGDFKGQALLMFSKESGLQLVSTLLGNKFPPEALSDLEQDSLVEIGNVILNACFGTVINFLKSSIKIEMPEFIQGDINKVYVYSSENDWSLYIKVKFSLPDDNIEGFISFIMDITSLEIFQESVRKFVFGITNKSEA, encoded by the coding sequence ATGAAGGATAATTTATCACCACTTGAAATTGATGCCCTCACCGAAATATTTAACATCGGTATTGGTAGAGCGGCCAACTCCCTGAATAAAATGGTATCTCAACCGGTTGATTTAACTATCCCAAAAGTCGAAATCGTCTCTAACAAAATAGCAAAATCCAAATTGAAATTTTCTAGTGATACAGAAATAAGTGCTGTAATTCAACGGTTTGAAGGTGATTTTAAAGGCCAAGCATTACTCATGTTTAGCAAAGAAAGTGGTTTGCAATTAGTGAGTACTTTACTTGGTAATAAGTTTCCACCCGAGGCTTTGTCTGATCTTGAGCAAGATTCTTTAGTAGAAATAGGCAACGTTATTTTAAATGCTTGTTTTGGAACGGTCATTAACTTTCTTAAATCTTCAATAAAAATTGAAATGCCGGAGTTTATACAAGGGGATATTAATAAAGTTTATGTATATAGCAGCGAAAATGATTGGTCTTTATATATAAAAGTTAAGTTCTCTTTACCCGATGATAATATTGAAGGCTTTATTTCTTTTATTATGGATATTACCTCGTTAGAGATTTTTCAAGAATCTGTGCGAAAATTTGTTTTTGGTATTACTAACAAAAGTGAAGCTTAG
- a CDS encoding TetR/AcrR family transcriptional regulator, with protein sequence MIKGKRRSFDETSALNAAMNVFWQKGYVGASLTDLTKEMGINKPSMYSAFGNKEALFVKATQCYIDTKMKPHMALLFAPDISLKNRLKNHMMSIVTMQCSDEQAKGCYLVLCQSELVSGEIPEQAKLILKDAEVIPKQLYVDFFNQDLEAIALGLNKNADANSLSVYTLLKGTASMARSGVPKSQLEYTVDSMLKGIGVN encoded by the coding sequence GTGATAAAAGGTAAAAGAAGATCCTTCGATGAGACTTCCGCATTAAATGCTGCGATGAATGTTTTTTGGCAAAAAGGTTATGTTGGCGCATCACTCACCGATTTAACAAAAGAGATGGGGATTAACAAGCCAAGTATGTACAGTGCTTTTGGTAACAAAGAAGCCTTATTTGTTAAAGCCACACAGTGCTATATTGATACTAAAATGAAACCTCATATGGCGTTACTATTTGCACCTGATATTTCCCTAAAAAATCGTTTGAAAAATCATATGATGTCAATTGTAACTATGCAATGCAGCGATGAGCAAGCAAAAGGATGCTACTTAGTTTTATGTCAATCAGAACTGGTCAGTGGTGAGATTCCTGAGCAAGCAAAATTGATACTCAAAGATGCTGAAGTGATTCCTAAACAATTATATGTCGATTTTTTTAATCAAGACTTAGAGGCTATCGCTTTAGGGCTAAATAAAAATGCCGACGCAAACAGTTTAAGCGTATATACGCTTTTAAAAGGCACTGCCTCTATGGCTCGTTCTGGCGTACCTAAATCACAACTAGAATATACTGTAGACAGTATGCTTAAAGGTATCGGCGTTAACTAA
- a CDS encoding carboxymuconolactone decarboxylase family protein, protein MTTLTIHTIESAPQASKTLLEGSVKAFGMLPNLHGVLASSPQLLEAYQKLHELFTNTSFDAEELTVVWQTINVEHGCNYCVPAHTAIAHSMKVDAAITEALRNQSPMPNAKLQALQDMTLTIVRNRGHVSDTELASFKEAGYGEQQILEIILGLSQKVISNYTNHIASTPTDAPFKEFAWQKNA, encoded by the coding sequence ATGACAACTTTAACAATACATACGATTGAATCTGCTCCACAAGCAAGTAAGACACTTTTAGAAGGCTCAGTTAAAGCTTTTGGCATGTTACCAAATTTACATGGTGTACTCGCTAGCTCACCACAACTTCTTGAAGCATATCAAAAACTTCATGAGCTATTTACAAATACCTCATTTGATGCAGAAGAATTAACTGTTGTTTGGCAAACAATAAATGTTGAGCACGGCTGTAATTACTGTGTACCAGCACACACGGCTATTGCTCATTCAATGAAAGTTGATGCTGCAATTACTGAGGCTTTGCGTAATCAATCACCAATGCCAAACGCGAAGTTACAAGCACTTCAAGATATGACCTTGACTATTGTTCGTAATCGCGGACATGTTAGTGATACAGAATTAGCGAGTTTTAAAGAAGCTGGGTATGGCGAACAGCAAATATTAGAAATAATATTAGGCCTGTCTCAAAAAGTGATCAGTAACTATACCAATCACATTGCGAGTACGCCAACAGACGCCCCATTCAAAGAATTTGCATGGCAGAAAAATGCATAA
- a CDS encoding response regulator has product MSKVVLIVDDSIVSRMMLKEIVKSYIPGVDIIEAGGGEQCLSQLTAESKIDIAIFDYNMPGMTGIELIFALDKLISIPKRALLTANIQDEIKQQAEQAGVVFLIKPITEELISHFLNS; this is encoded by the coding sequence ATGAGTAAAGTTGTATTAATTGTCGACGATAGTATTGTTTCTCGAATGATGCTCAAAGAAATTGTTAAATCTTATATACCTGGAGTCGACATTATTGAAGCTGGAGGTGGTGAGCAGTGCTTGAGTCAATTAACGGCGGAAAGTAAAATTGATATTGCGATTTTTGATTATAATATGCCTGGTATGACAGGCATTGAATTAATTTTTGCATTAGATAAGCTAATTTCAATTCCTAAGCGCGCTTTGTTAACCGCAAATATCCAAGATGAAATAAAACAGCAGGCTGAGCAAGCAGGTGTTGTGTTTTTAATTAAGCCAATTACCGAAGAACTCATTAGCCATTTTTTAAATAGTTAG
- a CDS encoding M56 family metallopeptidase: MIDNLFTLLLPLTLLLTILLVGHKWLIHYLGASNTYLLWLIVPLGLVIYCLPLPWQQSSLSKIIEIKRYLITPTDELKQSLSMSWALYIWLIIAAAMITYGLLTYHIFNKHLQLTAINKSMVPLVLPSNILLYQSTGTYSPMLVGLVQQKLIIPEDFFELYSTEQQKLILEHEICHFDRNDIYWNLIALTCLTLFWFHPLAWLGYFRFRQDQELSCDQLVLARKPKESRINYSKALLVAAQSTPSLAFAQLSFKKYGDKKMILERINNLKTRPKSSKLILATVIFTTVTLLSGLSYAGNQQESIGDKVSKSVELKPIQRVNPSYPEQAAKDNIEGSVVLTFDIMTNGAVENVAVVNSKPAGVFDQAALTALKQWKYSVSDHTLKNALVQLDFSMNKDTKHESLIERIQITK; this comes from the coding sequence ATGATTGATAACCTCTTTACTTTATTACTGCCCTTAACATTGTTGCTAACTATATTGTTAGTTGGACATAAATGGCTAATACATTATTTAGGCGCTAGTAATACCTATTTACTATGGTTAATAGTGCCCTTAGGGCTGGTGATATATTGTTTACCACTCCCTTGGCAGCAGAGTAGCCTATCAAAAATAATTGAAATAAAACGTTACTTGATAACTCCAACTGATGAACTTAAACAAAGCCTCTCTATGTCTTGGGCTCTCTATATTTGGCTAATTATTGCGGCTGCCATGATAACTTATGGCTTGTTAACTTATCATATATTTAACAAACACCTTCAGCTCACCGCTATTAATAAGTCTATGGTGCCATTAGTGTTACCCTCAAATATATTGCTCTACCAAAGTACAGGTACTTATAGCCCGATGTTGGTGGGTTTGGTACAGCAAAAACTTATTATTCCAGAAGATTTTTTTGAGCTTTACAGTACCGAGCAACAAAAACTAATTCTTGAACATGAAATTTGTCATTTTGATCGAAATGACATTTATTGGAACCTAATTGCGCTGACTTGCTTAACGTTGTTTTGGTTTCACCCTCTTGCTTGGCTCGGCTATTTTAGGTTTCGTCAAGATCAAGAACTCTCCTGTGATCAACTCGTTCTGGCGCGCAAACCAAAAGAGAGCAGGATTAACTATAGTAAAGCACTGTTAGTGGCGGCTCAGTCGACACCTTCATTAGCATTTGCTCAACTATCATTTAAAAAATATGGAGATAAAAAAATGATCTTAGAACGAATTAACAATTTAAAAACTCGTCCAAAAAGCTCTAAATTAATACTGGCTACCGTAATATTTACCACCGTTACTCTGCTCTCAGGATTAAGTTACGCAGGAAACCAACAGGAAAGTATTGGAGATAAAGTCTCAAAGTCAGTTGAGCTTAAGCCTATTCAGCGTGTTAATCCTAGCTATCCTGAACAAGCAGCAAAAGACAATATAGAAGGTTCAGTAGTACTAACGTTTGATATAATGACAAATGGTGCGGTTGAAAATGTAGCGGTCGTAAATTCAAAGCCTGCCGGTGTATTTGACCAAGCAGCCTTAACGGCATTAAAGCAATGGAAATACTCTGTCAGTGACCACACGTTAAAAAATGCGTTAGTTCAATTAGATTTTTCAATGAATAAAGATACAAAACATGAAAGCTTAATTGAGCGTATTCAGATAACTAAGTAA